The proteins below come from a single Miscanthus floridulus cultivar M001 chromosome 1, ASM1932011v1, whole genome shotgun sequence genomic window:
- the LOC136477585 gene encoding photosystem I reaction center subunit III, chloroplastic: MAALAASSTAAFAAKPRLPRARLSVACSTTGGDSNGSSNSLSLASSVKTFSAALALSSVLLSSAATSPPPAAADIAGLTPCKESKAFAKREKNSIKKLTASLKKYAPDSAPALAINATIEKTKRRFENYGKFGLLCGADGLPHLIVSGDQRHWGEFITPGLLFLYIAGWIGWVGRSYLIAISGEKKPAMREIIIDVELAIRLLPRGFIWPVAAYRELINGDLVVDDKDVGYY; encoded by the coding sequence ATGGCCGCCCTCGCCGCCTCTTCCACGGCCGCCTTCGCCGCCAAGCCGCGCCTCCCTCGCGCGCGCCTCTCCGTGGCCTGCTCCACCACCGGCGGCGACAGCAACGGCAGCTCCAACAGCCTGTCGCTCGCGTCCTCCGTGAAGACGTTCTCGGCCGCGCTGGCGCTGTCGTCGGTGCTGCTGTCCTCGGCCGCCACCTCCCCACCGCCCGCGGCCGCCGACATCGCGGGCCTGACCCCGTGCAAGGAGTCCAAGGCGTTCGCGAAGCGCGAGAAGAACTCGATCAAGAAGCTCACGGCGTCGCTGAAGAAGTACGCGCCCGACAGCGCCCCGGCGCTCGCCATCAACGCCACCATCGAGAAGACGAAGCGGCGGTTCGAGAACTACGGCAAGTTCGGGCTGCTCTGCGGCGCCGACGGACTGCCCCACCTCATCGTCAGCGGCGACCAGCGGCACTGGGGCGAGTTCATCACCCCCGGCCTGCTCTTCCTCTACATCGCCGGGTGGATCGGGTGGGTCGGCAGGAGCTATCTCATCGCCATCAGCGGCGAGAAGAAGCCCGCCATGAGGGAGATTATCATCGACGTCGAGCTCGCCATCCGCCTCCTCCCCAGGGGGTTCATCTGGCCCGTCGCGGCGTACCGCGAGCTCATCAACGGAGACCTCGTCGTCGATGACAAGGACGTCGGCTACTACTAA